A genomic segment from Phragmites australis chromosome 6, lpPhrAust1.1, whole genome shotgun sequence encodes:
- the LOC133920331 gene encoding vesicle-associated membrane protein 711-like — translation MGRIEYAVVARGAVVLAEHGAAGSNAGAVARQILERLPDGDADCHVSYTRDLHVFHVKRTDGITVLCMADDAAGRRIPFAFLEDIHGRFVKTYGRAALTALAYAMNDEFSRVLSQQMDYYSNDPSADRINRMRGEFDQIRSVMLDNIDRVLERGDRLELLVDKTATMQGNTMRFKRQARRFRNTVWWRNVKLTAALILILSVILYIVLAYVCHGFTLPSCVR, via the exons ATGGGGAGGATCGAGTACGCGGTGGTGGCGCGGGGCGCGGTGGTGCTGGCGGAGCACGGCGCGGCGGGCAGCAACGCGGGCGCCGTCGCGCGGCAGATCCTCGAGCGCCTCCCCGACGGCGACGCCGACTGCCACGTCTCCTACACGCGGGACCTCCACGTCTTCCATGTCAAGCGCACCGACGGCATCACTGTGCTCTGCATGGCCGACGACGCCGCCGGAC GGCGGATTCCGTTCGCGTTCCTTGAGGATATCCATGGAAGATTTGTTAAGACTTATGGCCGTGCTGCTCTCACTGCTCTTGCTTACGCGATGAACGACGAGTTCTCGAGGGTTTTGAGCCAGCAAATGGACTACTACTCTAATGACCCCAGCGCGGATAGAATAAATCGCATGAGAGGAGAATTCGATCAG ATCCGAAGTGTTATGCTCGATAACATTGATAGAGTTCTTGAGAGAGGTGATCGTTTGGAATTATTGGTTGACAAGACTGCAACTATGCAAGGAAACACAATGCGATTTAAACGACAAGCTCGCCGCTTCAGAAACACCGTGTGGTGGAGAAATGTGAAGCTCAC AGCTGCGTTAATATTAATCCTCTCGGTAATACTATACATCGTGCTCGCATACGTGTGCCACGGCTTCACCCTCCCCTCCTGTGTTCGGTAA
- the LOC133920992 gene encoding putative clathrin assembly protein At5g35200 — MAGGGTGIRKYVGVLKDTTTVSIAKVNSDYKELDIAIVKATNHVENPAKEKYIRDIFYHLSPGRPRADVAYCIRALGRRLSKTHNWAVALKTLIVVHRALREVHPTFREEIISYGRSSSHMFHLSYFKDDSSAEAWDYSAWVRNYALYLEERLESFRVLKYDVEKDPLTTRELDTSGLLDHLPALQQLLFRLLGCQPKGSSSYNIIIQHALSMVALESVRIQTAINDGMLNLIDKFFEMQRDDAIRALDIYRRTINQAEQLSEFYEVCKTIHIGRGERFLKIEKPLASFLETMEEYVNNAPLASRVQRNQAVLAIEYKRKSDVDEPSTSLPPPPASTPAPAPAPEPEPEPVKEVPPISEPTDLLGMNESTPSTSEMDQKNALTLAIVQQDNAPKAPSPAGTENVATSWELALVTAPSSSGNAVTSSKLAGGLDLLTLDSLYNEAHRRAQQNASYNPWETNPASGPVMQQPMHDPFYASNSIAAARNVQMVAMAQQQHAFMLQQQQQQMMMAQQQQQASSNPFADPYMHAGVHPYGAGMQLHAGNAYTGTGMM, encoded by the exons ATGGCCGGGGGTGGCACGGGCATCAGGAAGTATGTTGGGGTCCTCAAGGACACCACAACCGTTAGCATAGCAAAAGTAAACAGCGATTATAAG GAGCTGGACATTGCTATTGTGAAGGCCACAAACCATGTTGAGAATCCAGCGAAGGAGAAGTACATAAGAG ATATCTTTTACCATCTTTCTCCTGGAAGGCCTCGGGCAGATGTAGCCTACTGCATCCGTGCCCTTGGTAGACGTCTTTCAAAGACGCACAACTGGGCG GTTGCTCTGAAGACATTAATTGTCGTACACCGTGCTCTTCGGGAAGTTCATCCTACTTTCCGTGAAGAGATTATTAGTTACGGAAGATCTAGCTCCCATATGTTCCACCTGTCCTACTTTAAGGATGATTCTAGTGCAGAAG CCTGGGATTACTCTGCATGGGTGCGCAATTATGCTTTATATTTGGAGGAGAGACTTGAATCTTTCCGTGTACTGAAATATGACGTCGAAAAGGATCCATTG ACAACTCGGGAGCTTGATACAAGTGGACTGCTTGATCACTTACCAGCATTGCAGCAGCTTCTTTTTCGGCTACTTGGTTGCCAG CCAAAAGGGTCATCATCTTATAACATCATAATCCAGCATGCACTTTCAATG GTTGCTCTAGAGAGTGTTAGGATCCAAACAGCGATCAACGATGGGATGCTCAATCTTATTGACAAG TTCTTTGAGATGCAAAGGGATGACGCTATTAGGGCACTTGACATATATCGAAGAACAATTAATCAG GCAGAACAACTTTCAGAATTTTATGAAGTGTGTAAAACTATACATATTGGGCGTGGTGAGAGATTCCTAAAAATCGAAAAG CCTCTTGCGTCATTCTTAGAAACTATGGAGGAGTATGTGAACAATGCTCCCCTTGCTTCAAGAGTTCAGAGAAATCAG GCTGTACTAGCGATAGAGTACAAAAGAAAATCCGACGTTGACGAACCGTCAACATcacttcctcctccaccggcttcaactccagctccagctccagctccagaacctgaacctgagcccgttaAAGAGGTCCCACCTATATCTGAACCAACAGATTTGCTG GGAATgaatgaatcaaccccttccaCGTCTGAAATGGATCAAAAGAATGCTTTGACCTTGGCAATTGTTCAACAAG ATAATGCACCTAAAGCGCCTTCTCCTGCCGGTACTGAAAATGTGGCCACTAGCTGGGAACTGGCACTAGTCACTGCACCCAGTTCAAGTGGAAATGCTGTTACTTCAAGCAAATTG GCCGGTGGACTGGACCTGCTTACACTTGACAGCCTATACAACGAGGCGCACCGACGAGCACAGCAGAATGCGAGCTACAACCCTTGGGAGACGAATCCAGCATCTGGTCCAGTTATGCAACAGCCGATGCACGACCCATTCTACGCCTCTAATTCCATTGCTGCAGCCCGCAACGTGCAGATGGTAGCGATggcgcagcagcagcatgccttcatgctccagcagcagcagcagcagatgatgatggcgcagcagcagcagcaagcctCTTCCAATCCATTCGCCGACCCGTACATGCACGCCGGCGTCCACCCGTACGGTGCAGGGATGCAGCTCCATGCAGGTAATGCATACACAGGAACTGGGATGATGTAG
- the LOC133920993 gene encoding uncharacterized protein LOC133920993 yields MGGDGWRLRACGGGRRVALIGARPPSGAGVILSSDHPKSGFKSQIKGSVAIFEKYRLYYPMHPLVSRRMTSHKTFPGQRCLSGVMMGSGRHFVSEAVLVIVRWSQKNRQYINWQRRLVAVSIRRPLSLADVPKHVRPFFYMIEARI; encoded by the exons ATGGGGGGCGACGGGTGGCGGCTGCGGGCCTGCGGCGGCGGAAGGAGGGTGGCACTTATCGGGGCTCGGCCACCATCCGGTGCCGGTGTCATCCTCAGCAGCGATCACCCTAAATCG GGTTTCAAGAGCCAGATTAAGGGATCTGTTGCCATCTTCGAAAAATACAG GTTATATTATCCAATGCATCCATTAGTAAGCCGCCGTATGACAAGTCACAAAACTTTTCCAGGTCAAAGATGCTTAA GTGGCGTCATGATGGGTTCTGGCAGACATTTCGTCAGTGAAGCGGTGTTGGTTATAGTTAGGTGGTCGCAGAAAAATCGCCAGTATATTAACTGGCAGCGTCGACTAGTAGCAGTGTCTATCCGTAGGCCGCTATCGTTAGCCGATGTACCGAAGCACGTACgtccttttttttatatgattgaAGCACGTATCTAA
- the LOC133920771 gene encoding 26S proteasome regulatory subunit 6A homolog, whose product MAVDDQLTSMPTEDILRNCRLLDNETRIYKVQNPSPAVHHPVMEFRVIAATNCAYILDPTLLRSRRLDRKIEFPHPSEEARGRILQDQYDLFSIIKTTLFYVHSTDDFNGAELKAVCVEAGILALRQDATEVTHEDFNEGIIQVQAKKKSSLNYYA is encoded by the exons ATGGCCGTGGACGACCAGCTCACCTCCATGCCCACAGAGGACATCCTCAGGAACTGTCGCCTCCTTGACAACGAGACCCGCATCTACAAGGTGCAGAACCCTAGCCCCGCTGTGCACCACCCCGTTATGGAGTTTAGG GTGATAGCTGCAACAAATTGTGCATATATTCTTGATCCTACTTTGTTGCGATCTCGTCGTCTGGACCGGAAGATTGAGTTCCCTCATCCATCAGAAGAAGCAAGAGGTAGAATCTTGCAG GACCAGTATGATCTTTTTTCAATAATCAAAACAACTTTGTTCTATGTGCATTCAACTGATGATTTCAATGGTGCTGAGCTAAAGGCAGTTTGTGTAGAAGCTGGCATTCTTGCTCTACGGCAAGATGCTACAGAG GTAACACATGAGGATTTCAACGAGGGAATCATCCAAGTGCAAGCAAAGAAGAAATCCAGCTTGAATTACTACGCATAG
- the LOC133920991 gene encoding vacuolar protein sorting-associated protein 55 homolog: MALSRSMRTCLHSGRLALLAILVSSGIVLQILACALYNNWWPMLTVLMYLILPMPLIFFLGSDSSSMMSNGGNGWVNFTKFLTGASIVGSIAIPSILKHSGVIGWGALTMELSSFVVFGVAILWFLQMNGEDGYSGVF; encoded by the exons ATGGCACTGTCACGCAGTATGAGAACATGTTTGCACAGTGGAAGGCTTGCCCTTCTTGCAATATTGGTCTCTAGTGGAATTGTATTGCAAATCTTG GCTTGTGCTCTCTATAACAACTGGTGGCCAATGTTGACAG TTCTGATGTATCTTATACTACCAATGCCCCTCATATTTTTCCTGGGTTCCGACTCTTCTTCGATGATGTCTAATGGGGGAAACGG TTGGGTGAACTTCACCAAATTCTTGACGGGCGCATCGATAGTGGGGAGCATCGCCATTCCATCGATCCTAAAACATTCTGGTGTCATTGGATGGGGAGCCCTCACGATGGAGCTATCATCCTTTGTGGTCTTTGGCGTGGCAATCCTGTGGTTCCTCCAAATGAACGGTGAAGACGGGTACAGCGGTGTCTTCTAA